In the Streptomyces fradiae ATCC 10745 = DSM 40063 genome, CCCGGTCGTTCCGCCCGCTGGAAGACGCCGACCAGCAGGGCCGTCACGGCCACCGCCGCCGCCACGCGCAGCGGCAGCCCGGCCCACCAGCCGGCCGACGCGGGCTCCGGGAGCGGCGCGCCGAGGGCCAGCAGGGCCCCGTACACCGCCAGCATCGCCGTCAGGTGCCACAGGAACGCCGTCATGGCGACGCCGTTCGCGGCGACGACCGCCCGCCACACCCGCGCGCGGGCCGCCAGCCGCGTGCCCGGTCCGCGCAGCAGCTCCACCGCGCCCACCAGCCACACGCCGTGGCACAGCAGCGCCAGCGTCGGGGGCGCCATGTTGGACACCTTCTCGCCGGGCATGCCCACCATGGACAGCGGATACGGCCCGAACGCGACCAGCGCCACCGCGCCGGCCAGCCCCGCGCCCGCGAGCGCCCAGGGCGCGCCGAGCCGCCCGTCCGCGCGGAGGAAGCCCAGCTGGTGGACGGCCAGCCACACGAGGGCGAAGTTCAGGAACTCCACGTACGGCACGCCCGCGGCGAACCGCAGGCCGTCCACCGCCGCCGCGCCGCCCGCCAGCGCGGCGAAGGCGCCCCAGCCCCACCGCCGGTGCAGCCGCAGCAGCGGCGGAGTGAAGGCGACCATCGCCAGGTAGATGCCGATGAACCACAGCGGCTGCGTCACCAGCCGCAGCGCCGTGCCGGTCAGCCCGCCGCCCGCGCCCGCGAGCTGGACGGCCAGCGCGACCGCGCCCCACACGGCGGCGAACAGCGCGGTCGGGCGCAGCAGCCGCCGCACCCGGCCCCGCACGAACGCGGCGTACGCGGGTCGGGACCGGTACGACAGGGCGTGGGCGAAGCCGCCGACGAAGAAGAAGACCGGCATCACCTGGAGCGCCCAGGTGAGGATCTGGAGCCGCGGGACGACCGCGAGGAGGTTCCCGACCTTCCCGTCGGCCGTGACGGCGGCCATCAGCCAGTGTCCGAGGACGACCACCGCCAGGGAGGCGACCCGCAGGAGGTCGATGTAGCGGTCCCTGGTGGCGGGCGTGGCGGCGGCGAGTTCCCGCGCGGTGGGTATGGCTCCGGTGCGTGGCTGCATGCCGGTAAGCGTCGCCGCGGCGCCGCGCGGCCGGGAGAGTACGGCTACTCAGTTCACGCGCTCACGTAGCCCCGTCATGTGCGCCGCCGGCCACCACGTCCCGGCGCCCCCGCCCGGCCGCCACGTCCCGGCCGCCACGCCCGGCCCCCGGTCGGCGGCCGTCCACGCGTCAGGCCGGGACGATCCGCGCGCCCGGGGCCGGGGAGGTGGCCGTGCGGGCCGTGCGGCAGGTGCCGGAGGCGACGAGGGCCGCCGCGACCGACCGGGCCGCCTCCGCGTCCTTGACCAGGAACGCCGTGGTGGGGCCCGACCCGGAGACGATCCCCGCGAGGGCGCCGGCCGCCGTGCCCGCGGCGAGGGTGTCGGCGAGCGACGGGCGCAGGGACAGGGCGGCGGGCTGGAGGTCGTTGGCCAGGGCCCCGGCGAGGGCGGCGGTGTCGCCGGTGCGCAGCGCGTCCAGCAGGCCGGGGGAGGCGGCCGGGGCGGGCGCGGCGGGCGTCAGCCGGTCGAACTCGGCGTACACGGCGGGCGTGGACAGGCCCCCGTCGGCGACGGCGAACACCCAGTGGAAGGTGCCGCCGAGGGGCAGTTCGGTGAGGTGCTCGCCCCGGCCGGTGCCCAGCGCGGCGCCGCCGACGAGGGAGAACGGCACGTCGCTGCCCAGCTCGGCGCAGATGTCGAGGAGTTCGGCGCGGCTCGCGCCCGTGCCCCACAGGGCGTCGCAGGCGAGCAGGGCGCCCGCGCCGTCGGCGCTGCCGCCCGCCATGCCGCCCGCGACGGGGATGTCCTTGGCGATGTGCAGGTGCACGTCGGGGGCGATGCCGTACCGGGCGGCCAGCAGCTCGGCGGCGCGCGCGGCCAGGTTCGTGCGGTCCAGGGGCACCTGGTCGGCGTCGGGGCCCTCGCAGGTGACGCGGAGCGACTCGGCGCGCGTGGCGGTCACCCGGTCGTAGAGGGAGACGGCGAGGAAGACGTTGGCCAGGTCGTGGAAGCCGTCGGGGCGGGCGGGCCCGACCGCGAGCTGGACGTTGACCTTGGCCGGGACTCGGACGGTGACGCTCACGCTCGGGCCTCCGCGATACGGGCGAACTCCTCGACGGTCAGGGACTCGCCGCGCGCCTGCGGGGACACCCCGGCGGCGAGGAGGGCGGCCTCGGCGGCGGCGGGCGACCCGGCCCAGCCGGCGAGCGCGGCCCGCAGGGTCTTGCGGCGCTGCGCGAAGGCGGCGTCCACGACGGCGAAGACCTCCCGCTTGGTGGCGGTGGTCTCCGGCGGGTCGCGGCGTACGAGGGAGACGAGGCCGGAGTCGACGTTCGGCGCGGGCCAGAAGACGTTGCGGCCGATGGACCCGGCGCGCTTGACGTCCGCGTACCAGTTGGCCTTCACGGACGGCACGCCGTACACCTTGTTGCCGGGCCGGGCGGCGAGCCGGTCGGCGACCTCGGCCTGGACCATGACGAGGGTGCGCTCGATGGTCGGGAAGCGGTCCAGCATGTGGAGCAGCACGGGCACGGCGACGTTGTACGGCAGGTTCGCGACGAGCGCCGTGGGCGGCGGGCCGGGCAGCTCCCGGACGTCCATCGCGTCGGAGTGGACCAGCGAGAAGCGCGTGGCCCGCTCGGGCATGCGGGCGGTGATCGTGGCCGGCAGGGCCGCGGCGAGGGTGTCGTCGATCTCGACGGCGACGACGCGGTCGGCGGCCTCCAGCAGGGCGAGGGTGAGGGAGCCGAGTCCGGGGCCCACCTCCACCACCACGTCGTCGGGGCGTACCTCCGCGGTGCGGACGATGCGCCGGACGGTGTTGGCGTCGATGACGAAGTTCTGGCCGCGCTGCTTGGTCGGCCGTACGCCGAGGGCTGCGGCCAGTTCGCGGATGTCGGCGGGGCCGAGGAGGGCGTCGGGCTCAGTGGTGCTCACCGATACAGCCTACGGCCGCAGTGCGGCCACGGACTCGCCCCCCTTTGCGCGTAGAGCTTCTTCGCCCGGTATGTCTGTTCGGCGGCGGAGGCGTGCTGGGGCAGGCCGCTGCCGCCGACGGAGGCCCAGGTGCGGGCGTCGAACTGGTAGAGGCCGCCGTAGGTGCCGGAGGGGTCGACGGCGTCGGGGCGCCCGCCGGACTCGCACTGCGCGAGGGCGGCCCAGTTCAGGTGGTCGGCCCCGGCGACGGACGCGGGCCGGCCGGGTGCCTTCGCGCCGGGCCCGGCGGCCGGGGCCTGGGAGCGGGCCGGGGCCGGGGCGGGGGCCGGGGCCTGGGGCCGCTCCTGGGCCTGTGCGCCGCCCTGGGGGCGGGGCTGGCGGGCGGGCCGGGAGCTCGGGCGGGGGCGGGTCCGGGTGCCGACGCGGACGATCCGGGCGACCGGCTCGCGGACGAGCTCGCTGCCGGTCTCGCGGGTGCGGTGGGGTACGCCGTCCACGGTGCGGGTCACGTAGGTGAGGCGGCGCAGACCGGTGCGGCCGGGCCGGTCCACGACCTCGGTGCCCTCGTACAGCCCGGGGTCCTCGACGTGGCGGACGGCGTACGGGACGGTCTCGTGGCGGGTGGTGCGGCGGTCGGCGACGCGCCGCACGGTGACGGTCTGGCCGTCGCGCGGGAAGGCGCCGGGCGGCACGGAGGTGGTGTCCAGGGCGCCGAGCGTGATCCCTGCGCCCCGCAGGGCCGCGGCGACGGTGGCGGCGTGGGTGCGGACGGTGCGCTCGCGGCCGTCGGCGCGGACGGTCAGGGCGCGTTCGGTGCGTACGGCGAGGGCGAGCCCCTCGCGGCGGATGGGCGCGGTGCGGGAGACCGACAGGCGGGCGCCCTCGGCGCGGACGCCGAGCCCGCGCAGGGCCTCGTCCACGGTGCGGGCGGTGGTCCACAGGCGGCGGGAGCGGCCGTCCACGTCGAGGCGCAGGGGGCGGCCGTAGCGGACGGCCACCTCGTCCCCGCCGCTCAGCGGCGCGTCGGGGCCCGGCGCGACCCGGTCGTGGGCGCCGGGGGCGATGCCCTCGTCGGCGAGGAGCTCGCCCACGTCGTCGGCGAAGGTGTGCAGGGTGCGGGGCGCGCCGTCGACGGTGAGCCGCACCGCCTTGTGGTCCGCGGCGAGGACGCCCCCGGCCGCGAGCACGGCGGCGAACCCGGCGCCCACGAGCGCCCGCGGCACGTACCACCGCAGGCCGGGGCGGACGGCGGGCGCCGCGGCGGTGGGCGCCTTGGCGGTGGGCGCCTTGGCGGCGGACTGCCGGCCGGAGGGCGCCTTGGCGGTGGGCGCCTTGGCGGCGGACTGCCGGCCGGAGGGCGCCTTGGCGGTGGGCGCCTTGGCGCCGGGTTGCCGGCCGGAGGGCGCCTTGGCGCGGGGCTGCCGGTCGGCGGGCTTCCCGGCACGGGACGACCGGCCGGAGGGTGCCTTGCCGGGCGACCGACCGGAGGGCGTCTCGACGTGGGGCGAACGGCCGTCGGGGCTCTTGCCGCCGGGCGGCCGGTCGGCGGGGACCTCGGCGCGAGGCGAACGGTCGGCAGGCGTCGTGCCGCCGGGCGACCGGCCGGCGGGCTTCTTCCTGGCGCGGGGCGCCCGCGCGGGCGCCGTGGCGCGGGGCGACGACCGGTCGGCGGGCCCCTTGGCGCGGGGCGACCGGGCGGCGGGGGCCGGACGGTGGCGGCTTTCGCGTGAGGTCTCCACGAGGCCGGGACCTTAGCCCACGCCGGTCACTTAAACGTATCATTCGACTACTCACCGTCGTGTCGCGGTCACCCGTACGGCCGCCCCGCCGCGCCACCTCGGCGTGCCCCGCCGCCCCGCCTCCGCACGCCCCTCCGGGCGTCGGCGTCCGGCGTCGCGCGCGCCGCCTCCCGCCTCAGTAGCCGAAGGCGCGTGCGGTGTTCTCCGCGAGGGCCGTCGCCATGGCCTCCTCCCCGATGCCCCGCACGGCCGCCATGGCGCGCACGGTGACCGGGACGAGGTACGGGGCATTCGGGCGGCCCCGGTACGGCGCGGGCGTCAGGAACGGCGCGTCCGTCTCGACCAGGACCAGCTCCAGCGGGGCGACCGCCAGGGCGTCGCGCAGCGGCTGGGCGTTCTTGAAGGTGACGTTCCCGGCGAACGACATGAAGTAGCCGCGCTCGGCGCAGACCCTGGCCATCTCGGCGTCGCCCGAGTAGCAGTGGAAGACGGTCCGCTCCGGGGCGCCCTCCTCGGCCAGGACGCGCAGCACGTCCTCGTGGGCCTCCCGGTCGTGGATGACCAGCGCCTTGCCGTGCCGCTTGGCGATCTCGACATGGGCGCGGAACGAGCGCTCCTGCGCCTCCTTGCCCTCGGGGCCCGTGCGGAAGTAGTCGAGGCCCGTCTCGCCGACCGCCTTGACGTGCGGAAGGGCGGCGAGCCGGTCGATCTCGGCGAGCGCGTCGTCCAGCGCGGCCTCCCCGCCGGCCTCGCGCACCCGCTGCCGGGGCCCGCCGTCCCCGGAGTCGCCGAGGACGATGCGGGGGGCCTCGTTGGGGTGGAGGGCGACGGCGGCGTGCACGTTCGCGTACCGCTCGGCCGTCTCGGCCGCCCACCGGGAGCCCTTCAGGTCGCATCCCACCTGCACGACGGTCTCCACGCCGACGAGGGCGGCCTTGGCCAGGGCCTCCTCGACGGTCGTGGACTGCATGTCGAGGTGGGTGTGCGAGTCGGCCACCGCGACGGGCAGGGGCTCGGGCAGCGGGGGCGGGGCGTCCTTGGCACTCATGCCCCGATCGTACGAAAGCGGGCCGCCGGGTCGGGCCGGGCGGTACGGGCCGGGGGCGCGGTGCGCCGCGGGCGGCGGACCAGACCGGGGCGGGGGGCATGCCGGATCGAGTGGGGGCATGCCGGATCGGCACCCCCGTACGGCCCGCCGCACCGGGGCGGGCGGACGGTCAGTCGCGGTGGAACGGGTGCAGCAGGGACGACCTGCGGCGACGCTCGGGCTCCTGCCCGGAAGCGCCGGTGGCTCCGGCCCCGGACGCTCCGGTGGCGCCGGTCGCACCGGCACCGGTCGCACCGGCACCGGACGCTCCGGTGGCGCCGGTCGCACCGGCACCGGTCGCGCCGGAGCCGCGGGCCTCGGGGCCGCCGGGCGCCAGGATGCCCGAGATGCCGGAGATGCGGCCGGAGCCCATGATGCGCACGGAGTGGTGGCCGCAGTTGGGGCAGGTCGACTTCACCAGGGGTGACGACACGCGGCGGCCGTCCGTGCGGTAGACGACGAAGTCGCGGCCGGCGGCGTCCGTGTGGTGCTCGATCTCGTACGCCTGCTCCCAGCCGTGGCCGCACCGCAGGCAGGCGAAGGAGTACGCCTCGTGGCCGACCGGGACGCCGGGGATCTCGCTCATGCCCGCTCCTTCCCACCGCCGTGGGCCCGCCCTCGCGGGCGGCGCGCACCGACGGGTGTGCTCCCACGATAGCCCTACGCTCGCATTACCCGCTTATCGGACAAAGAATGCGAGACGGGACACGGGGGCCAGGCCCCTGCCGTGCGGCCCCGTCAGCGTCCTTCCGGCCCTTACGGCCGATCCCGGCCTTCCCGGCCTTCCCGGCCTTCCCGGCCTTCCCGGCCGCCCTGGTCTTCCCGGCCGCCTAGCCCCTCCCGGCCGCCTCGCCCTTCCCGGCCTTCTCGGCCTTCTCGGCCGTCTTGGCGGCGACCACCGCGTCGAACACCTCCCGCTTGGGCAGCCCCGCCTCGGCGGCGACGGCGGCGATGGCCTCCTTGCGCCGCTCCCCCGCCTCCTCCCGCACCCGGACGCGCCGCACCAGCTCGTCCGCGTCCAGCTCGGCCGGCCCCGGCTCGGGGGCGCCCTCCACGACGACGGTGATCTCGCCCCGCACCCCCTCGGCGGCCCAGGCGGCCAGCTCGCCGAGCCCTCCGCGCCTGACCTCCTCGTACGTCTTGGTCAGCTCCCGGCAGACGGCGGCACGCCGGCCGGCGCCGAAGACCTCCGCCATCGCGGCGAGCGTGTCGTCCAGGCGGTGCGGGGCCTCGAAGTAGACGAGTGTGCGCCGCTCGGCGGCCACCTCGCGCAGCCGTGCCAGCCGCTCGCCCGCCTTGCGGGGCAGGAAGCCCTCGAAGCAGAAGCGGTCCACGGGGAGGCCGGACAGGGCGAGCGCGGTGAGCACGGCGGACGGGCCGGGCACGGCGGTCACCCTGACGTCCCGCTCCACGGCGGCGGCGACCAGCCGGTAGCCCGGGTCGGAGACGGAGGGCATGCCCGCGTCGGTGACCAGCAGCACCCGGGCGCCGCCCACGAGCGCCTCGACCAGCTCGGGCGTCCGCGCGGTCTCGTTGCCCTCGAAGTACGACACGACCCGCCCGCGCGGCTGCACGCCGAGCGCCTGGGTGAGGCGGCGCAGCCGGCGGGTGTCCTCGGCCGCGACGACGTCGGCCTCCGCCAGTTCGGCGGCGAGGCGGGGCGGGGCGTCGGCGATGTCGCCGATGGGGGTACCTGCGAGTACGAGGGTTCCAGTCACCCGGCCAGTCTCGCAGCCCCGCGCCCGGCGGACCCCGCCCAGGGCGGCGGCGGACCGGGCCCGCCCGCCGGCGGCCGGACAGTCCGCCGCGGCGGCGCGGCGGCGCGGCGCGGCCGGGCAGGCGGTGCGACCGGGCCGGGCGGTACGAGGCTGCCGGGCGGCACGCGGCGCCGGGCGGTACGCGGCACGTGGCACGCGGCGGCCGGGCGGCCCGGCAGGCGGTGCGACCGGGCGGTACGCGGCGGCGCGGCAGGGCGGCGGCCGGCAGGCGGCACGCGGCTGCCGGGCGGTACGCGGCTGCCGGGCGGCACGCGGCGGCCGGGCGGCACGCGGCGGCCGGGCAGGCGGTGCGACCGGGCGGTACGAGGCTGCCGGGCGGCCGGCAGGCGGCACGCGGTACGAGGCACACGGCACGCGGCGCCGGGCGTACGCGGCACGTGGCACGCGGCGGCCGGGCGGCCCGGCAGGCGGTGCGGCCGGGCGGTACGCGACGGCGCGGCAGGGCGGCGGCCGGGCGTGCGGGCGAGTCGTACGGGGGCGTTCCCTACGATGGCGCGGTGACCAGTACTGCCCAGAGGGCCCCGCACGGACAGGACGGCCCGGAGACCCCCGCCGCCGGACCGCGGGGCGGCGGCGAGCCGCCCGCGTGGGAGCGGCGCCTGCGCCGGTTCGGGTACCGCCCGCTCGGGGCGCCGGGCCTGCGGGAACGGCTGGTGCCGCCGTACGCCGGGCCGCCGGGCAGCTTCGGCGGCCCGGCGTACGGCGGCGGGCTCGGGCTGCCGCCCCGCGCGGCGGCGGCCCTGGCGCGCCTCGCGCCGTGGGGCGGCCCGCTGCTGGTGGCGCTCGTCGCGGGCGTGCTGCGGTTCTGGAACCTGGGCTCGCCGCACGCGGTGATATTCGACGAGACGTACTACGCCAAGGACGCCTGGGCGCTGATCCACAACGGGTACGAGGGGTCCTGGCCGAAGGACGTCGACGCGACGATCCTGGCGGACCCCGGTTCGGTCGACGTGCCGGTCGACCCCGCCTACGTGGTGCACCCGCCGGTCGGCAAATGGGTGATCGGGCTCGGCGAGTGGCTGTTCGGCTTCGAGCCGTTCGGCTGGCGGTTCATGGTGGCCGTGTGCGGCACGCTGTCGGTGCTGATGCTGTGCCGGATCGGGCGGCGGCTGTTCCGGTCGACGTTCCTGGGCTGCCTGGCGGGCGGGCTGCTCGCCGTGGACGGGCTGCACTTCGTGATGAGCCGCGCGGCCCTCCTGGACCAGGTGCTGATGTTCTTCGTGCTGGCCGCCTTCGGCTGCCTGCTCGCCGACCGGGACTGGGCGCGGCGGCGGCTGGCGGCGGCGCTGCCGGTGGACGCCGACGGGGTGCTGCGGCCCGACGCGCGGATCGCGGCGACCCTGCGGCTGGGGTGGCGGCCCTGGCGGCTGGCGGCCGGTGTGGCGCTGGGCCTGGCGGCGGCCACGAAGTGGAACGGCCTGTACATCATGGCGGCGTTCGGGCTGCTGACCGTGGCGTGGGACGTGGGCGCGCGGCGGGTGGCCGGCGCGCACCGCCCGTACACGGCGGTGCTGAGGCGGGACGTGCTGCCCGCGTTCGTGTCGACGGTGCCGGTGGCGCTCGCGACGTACGTCGCGTCGTGGAGCGGCTGGATCGCCTCCGACCGGGGCTACTTCCGCACCTGGGCGTCGACCGGCGACGGCCGGGAGAGCTCGTGGTCGTGGCTGTTCCCCGACTGGTGGCGGAGCCTGTGGCACTACGAGTCGGAGGTGTACACCTTCCACGTCAACCTGACGTCGGGGCACACCTACGAGTCGAACCCGTGGAGCTGGATCGTCCTGGGGCGGCCGGTCTCCTACTTCTACGAGTCGCCCGCGCCGGGCCGGGACGGCTGCCCGGCGGACGCGGCGGAGAAGTGCGCCCGCGAGGTCCTGGCGATCGGCACGCCGCTGCTGTGGTGGGCGGCGTGTTTCGCACTGCTGTACGTGGTGTGGCGGTGGCTGTTCCGCCGCGACTGGCGGGCCGGGGCCATCCTGTGCGCGGTCGCGGCCGGGTGGGCGCCGTGGCTGCTGTACCAGGAGCGGACGATCTTCCTGTTCTACGCGGTGGTGTTCGTGCCGTTCCTGTGCCTGGCGGTGGCGATGATGATCGGCGCCATGCTGGGCCCGGCCGCCCACCCGCCGGGCACGAGCGGGGCGGACCCGGACCCGGTGGCCGCGGCGCGGGCGTACGGCCGCGCGGAACGGCGCCGCACGGTCGGCGCGATCGGCGCGGGCGTGCTGGTGCTGCTGATCGTCTGGAACTTCATCTACTTCTGGCCGCTGTTCACCGGCGAGGCGATCCCGATGGACCAGTGGCGGGCCCGGATGTGGCTCGACACCTGGGTCTAGCCGCACAGACGGACAGGGAGGGCGCGGCCGGCGGTCGCGCCCTCCCGTGTTCCCGCGGTGGCCGCCGACGGCACCGCGACGGCCGGGGGACGGCCCGGGGACGGCCCGCGGACGATCCGGAGGCGACCCGACCGCCCGCCGGAGGGACGGCTCCGGCGGGCGCCGGCCGGGCTCGCGGAGCCGGCCCGGAGAGCGCCGATCCGGGGTGGCCGGATCGTGCGGGTGCGGGGGCCGGCGTTGATTCCGTTCCCGTAACGGGCCGGGCGGGTGGCGCGGCGCCCCGCGTAGGGTGGCCTGGACCGGGGGGATTTGAACACGTTCAAACGGGCGTGTCGAGCGGAGGGGGAACCGCACCATGCGCAGCGGAGCGAAAGTGGCGGTCGTCGGCGGGGTCTTCGCCGTCGTCGCCGGGGGCGTCGGGTACGCGGGGTACAACCTGTGGGAGGGGATGACCGGCGGTACGACCACCACCGTGTCGGCCGAGGGCACGCCCCGGCGGACGGGGCCCG is a window encoding:
- the rsmI gene encoding 16S rRNA (cytidine(1402)-2'-O)-methyltransferase; this translates as MTGTLVLAGTPIGDIADAPPRLAAELAEADVVAAEDTRRLRRLTQALGVQPRGRVVSYFEGNETARTPELVEALVGGARVLLVTDAGMPSVSDPGYRLVAAAVERDVRVTAVPGPSAVLTALALSGLPVDRFCFEGFLPRKAGERLARLREVAAERRTLVYFEAPHRLDDTLAAMAEVFGAGRRAAVCRELTKTYEEVRRGGLGELAAWAAEGVRGEITVVVEGAPEPGPAELDADELVRRVRVREEAGERRKEAIAAVAAEAGLPKREVFDAVVAAKTAEKAEKAGKGEAAGRG
- a CDS encoding 4-(cytidine 5'-diphospho)-2-C-methyl-D-erythritol kinase produces the protein MSVTVRVPAKVNVQLAVGPARPDGFHDLANVFLAVSLYDRVTATRAESLRVTCEGPDADQVPLDRTNLAARAAELLAARYGIAPDVHLHIAKDIPVAGGMAGGSADGAGALLACDALWGTGASRAELLDICAELGSDVPFSLVGGAALGTGRGEHLTELPLGGTFHWVFAVADGGLSTPAVYAEFDRLTPAAPAPAASPGLLDALRTGDTAALAGALANDLQPAALSLRPSLADTLAAGTAAGALAGIVSGSGPTTAFLVKDAEAARSVAAALVASGTCRTARTATSPAPGARIVPA
- a CDS encoding acyltransferase family protein, whose amino-acid sequence is MQPRTGAIPTARELAAATPATRDRYIDLLRVASLAVVVLGHWLMAAVTADGKVGNLLAVVPRLQILTWALQVMPVFFFVGGFAHALSYRSRPAYAAFVRGRVRRLLRPTALFAAVWGAVALAVQLAGAGGGLTGTALRLVTQPLWFIGIYLAMVAFTPPLLRLHRRWGWGAFAALAGGAAAVDGLRFAAGVPYVEFLNFALVWLAVHQLGFLRADGRLGAPWALAGAGLAGAVALVAFGPYPLSMVGMPGEKVSNMAPPTLALLCHGVWLVGAVELLRGPGTRLAARARVWRAVVAANGVAMTAFLWHLTAMLAVYGALLALGAPLPEPASAGWWAGLPLRVAAAVAVTALLVGVFQRAERPGARHPAARGDGAGGTPEASGAGGAGGPADAAGVGGTSGASGAVGAGHAGGASRATGAPGAAVAGGPGARGAAPLAVLGITLSVLGVLGLSMVGYGGLLEGRAATLIAFPVTAPQALALTLAGWLLVELRR
- a CDS encoding TatD family hydrolase; the encoded protein is MSAKDAPPPLPEPLPVAVADSHTHLDMQSTTVEEALAKAALVGVETVVQVGCDLKGSRWAAETAERYANVHAAVALHPNEAPRIVLGDSGDGGPRQRVREAGGEAALDDALAEIDRLAALPHVKAVGETGLDYFRTGPEGKEAQERSFRAHVEIAKRHGKALVIHDREAHEDVLRVLAEEGAPERTVFHCYSGDAEMARVCAERGYFMSFAGNVTFKNAQPLRDALAVAPLELVLVETDAPFLTPAPYRGRPNAPYLVPVTVRAMAAVRGIGEEAMATALAENTARAFGY
- a CDS encoding dolichyl-phosphate-mannose--protein mannosyltransferase — encoded protein: MTSTAQRAPHGQDGPETPAAGPRGGGEPPAWERRLRRFGYRPLGAPGLRERLVPPYAGPPGSFGGPAYGGGLGLPPRAAAALARLAPWGGPLLVALVAGVLRFWNLGSPHAVIFDETYYAKDAWALIHNGYEGSWPKDVDATILADPGSVDVPVDPAYVVHPPVGKWVIGLGEWLFGFEPFGWRFMVAVCGTLSVLMLCRIGRRLFRSTFLGCLAGGLLAVDGLHFVMSRAALLDQVLMFFVLAAFGCLLADRDWARRRLAAALPVDADGVLRPDARIAATLRLGWRPWRLAAGVALGLAAATKWNGLYIMAAFGLLTVAWDVGARRVAGAHRPYTAVLRRDVLPAFVSTVPVALATYVASWSGWIASDRGYFRTWASTGDGRESSWSWLFPDWWRSLWHYESEVYTFHVNLTSGHTYESNPWSWIVLGRPVSYFYESPAPGRDGCPADAAEKCAREVLAIGTPLLWWAACFALLYVVWRWLFRRDWRAGAILCAVAAGWAPWLLYQERTIFLFYAVVFVPFLCLAVAMMIGAMLGPAAHPPGTSGADPDPVAAARAYGRAERRRTVGAIGAGVLVLLIVWNFIYFWPLFTGEAIPMDQWRARMWLDTWV
- a CDS encoding ubiquitin-like domain-containing protein, with translation METSRESRHRPAPAARSPRAKGPADRSSPRATAPARAPRARKKPAGRSPGGTTPADRSPRAEVPADRPPGGKSPDGRSPHVETPSGRSPGKAPSGRSSRAGKPADRQPRAKAPSGRQPGAKAPTAKAPSGRQSAAKAPTAKAPSGRQSAAKAPTAKAPTAAAPAVRPGLRWYVPRALVGAGFAAVLAAGGVLAADHKAVRLTVDGAPRTLHTFADDVGELLADEGIAPGAHDRVAPGPDAPLSGGDEVAVRYGRPLRLDVDGRSRRLWTTARTVDEALRGLGVRAEGARLSVSRTAPIRREGLALAVRTERALTVRADGRERTVRTHAATVAAALRGAGITLGALDTTSVPPGAFPRDGQTVTVRRVADRRTTRHETVPYAVRHVEDPGLYEGTEVVDRPGRTGLRRLTYVTRTVDGVPHRTRETGSELVREPVARIVRVGTRTRPRPSSRPARQPRPQGGAQAQERPQAPAPAPAPARSQAPAAGPGAKAPGRPASVAGADHLNWAALAQCESGGRPDAVDPSGTYGGLYQFDARTWASVGGSGLPQHASAAEQTYRAKKLYAQRGASPWPHCGRRLYR
- the rsmA gene encoding 16S rRNA (adenine(1518)-N(6)/adenine(1519)-N(6))-dimethyltransferase RsmA, producing the protein MSTTEPDALLGPADIRELAAALGVRPTKQRGQNFVIDANTVRRIVRTAEVRPDDVVVEVGPGLGSLTLALLEAADRVVAVEIDDTLAAALPATITARMPERATRFSLVHSDAMDVRELPGPPPTALVANLPYNVAVPVLLHMLDRFPTIERTLVMVQAEVADRLAARPGNKVYGVPSVKANWYADVKRAGSIGRNVFWPAPNVDSGLVSLVRRDPPETTATKREVFAVVDAAFAQRRKTLRAALAGWAGSPAAAEAALLAAGVSPQARGESLTVEEFARIAEARA